Proteins encoded in a region of the Vicia villosa cultivar HV-30 ecotype Madison, WI linkage group LG5, Vvil1.0, whole genome shotgun sequence genome:
- the LOC131605091 gene encoding uncharacterized protein LOC131605091 — MAGRGGRNDDVIAETLGMISGVLGGNANGAGIGSNRQLGEFQRNNPPLFKGTHDPDGAQKWLKEIKRIFRVIYCVENLKVRAELDADGVAITWANFRREFLRRYFPEYVRGRKEIEFLELKQGNMTVSEYASKFVELAKYYAHYNNDEARIFLKCIKFDNVLRDEIKQGIRYKRIRRFGDLVDCSRIFEEDNIKVKSAHSHELVDKRGKKPMDRVGHCRHECKIIEKKSFKCGKTGHISTNYREKTVTCYNCDEEGHICSQCIKPRKNQLGGKVFDLFGSETTPEDRLIKSISVEDLAMSARQVDEAVKDRVVVFMMFVSIEVKGKAESSELPLVCDFPEVFLEDVRDLPTKREMEFAIELIPGTRLGLILERLALGSE; from the exons atggctggaagaggtggaaggaatgatgaTGTTATTGCAGAGACTCTGGGCATGATTTCTGGTGTgctaggagggaatgccaatggagctgggattGGTTCTAACAGGCAGTTGGGGGaatttcagaggaacaatcctccgttgttcaaaggcactcacgatcctgaTGGTGCTCAAAAGTGGTTGAAGGAGATcaaaaggatcttccgggtgatttaTTGTGTAGAGAACctaaaggtgag AGCTGAACttgatgctgatggtgtagcaaTCACTTGGGCTAATTTCAGAAGAGAATTTCTGAGGCGGTACTTTCCGGAATATGTTCGGGGAAGGAAAGagattgagtttttggagctgaaaCAAGGTAATATGACAGTGTCGGAGTATGCTTCCAAATTTGTTGAGCTGGCGAAGTACTACgcccactacaacaatgacgaggcgAGAATTTTTTTGAAATGTATCAAATTCGATAATGTCCTCCGCGACGAGATTAAACAAGGTATCAGGTATAAAAGGATTCGTCGTTTTGGTGATTTAGTGGATTGTAGCAGAATTTTCGAAGAGGATAACATTAAGGTGAAGTCAGCCCACTCTCAtgagttggttgacaagagaggtaagaagcctatggaccgag TTGGACATTGCAGACATGAGTGCAAGATTATAGAGAAGAAGTCTTTCAAGTGTGGTAAGACGGGACATATTTCAACTAATTATAGAGAGAAGACCGTGACTTGCTATAACTGCGACGAAGAAGGTCACATCTGTTCTCAGTGCATTAAGCCAAGGAAGAATCAGTTAGGTGGAAAAGTCTTTGATTTgtttgggtcagagactactcctgaAGATCGATTGATTAAAT ctATCAGTGTTGAGGATTTGGCGATGAGTGCTAGACAGGTAGACGAAGCGGTTAAAGATAGGGTTGTTGTGTTTATGATGTTTGTATCAATAGAAGTGAAAGGAAAGGCGGAGAGTAGTGAATTACCGCTAGTATGtgattttccagaagtttttctagAAGATGTGAGGGACTTGCCAACTAAGAGGGAAATGGAGTTTGCTAttgaattgattcctggaacta GACTTGGTCTTATTCTGGAAAGACTTGCTCTTGGTTCTGAGTAA
- the LOC131601908 gene encoding DNA polymerase II subunit B3-1-like → MASSNNSIAENKKAKKPETSTPTSKIKKEKDVEKSSEKKKKNNEEIKSNKSKKLKFTNGNSKEKEENGVKHENNDEEEGGGDEEAKTNVFPMSRIRTIIKAEISDLRVTQEAILAINKATEKFLEQLALEAYACCAQDRKKYLSYNHLSNVVSKQKRFDFLSDFVPEKVKAEDALRETISRGDRGG, encoded by the exons ATGGCTTCCTCAAACAATTCCATAGCAGAAAACAAAAAAGCCAAAAAACCAGAAACCTCAACACCTACCAGCAAAATCAAAAAGGAAAAAGACGTAGAAAAATCcagtgagaagaagaagaagaacaacgaGGAGATCAAAAGCAACAAGAGTAAGAAACTCAAGTTCACCAATGGAAATtccaaagaaaaagaagaaaacggaGTAAAACACGAGAACAATGACGAAGAAGAAGGAGGAGGAGATGAAGAAGCGAAAACGAACGTGTTCCCGATGAGTCGAATCAGGACGATAATCAAAGCGGAAATCAGCGATTTGCGTGTTACTCAGGAAGCTATATTGGCGATTAACAAAGCTACG gAGAAGTTTCTTGAACAATTGGCTCTGGAAGCTTATGCTTGTTGTGCTCAGGATCGTAAGAAATATCTGAGTTACAATCACCTAT CAAATGTTGTTAGTAAGCAAAAAAGATTCGACTTTCTGTCTG ATTTTGTTCCTGAGAAAGTGAAAGCTGAGGATGCATTAAGAGAGACAATCTCAAGAGGGGATAGAGGCGGTTAG